In Promicromonospora sp. Populi, one genomic interval encodes:
- a CDS encoding DUF2306 domain-containing protein, giving the protein MTTSQLMTKPAGRREWLVPAGLLLLAAVPALAGSVRLTELASDPVVTADNARFVTQPLPVVVHIICVTTYSMLGAFQFVPSLRRRRWHRLAGRVLAPAGLGVALSGLWMTAFYDLPAHDNMVVNGARYVVGTAMAASIALGVRAALRRDFVNHPAWMMRAYALAMGAGTQALLLGPYTVIVGSMGTVAYTTGMVRGSSTWPSPSG; this is encoded by the coding sequence ATGACAACTTCCCAGCTGATGACCAAGCCCGCCGGCCGCCGCGAGTGGCTCGTACCGGCGGGGCTCCTCCTCCTGGCGGCCGTCCCGGCCCTTGCCGGCTCCGTGCGGCTCACCGAGCTGGCCTCCGATCCCGTGGTCACCGCGGACAACGCGCGCTTCGTGACCCAGCCGCTGCCCGTTGTCGTGCACATCATCTGCGTGACGACGTACAGCATGCTCGGCGCGTTCCAGTTCGTACCGAGCCTGCGCCGACGGCGCTGGCACCGGCTGGCCGGACGTGTCCTCGCGCCGGCGGGCCTCGGTGTCGCACTGTCGGGCCTCTGGATGACGGCGTTCTACGACCTGCCGGCCCACGACAACATGGTCGTCAACGGGGCGCGCTACGTAGTCGGCACCGCCATGGCCGCGTCGATAGCCCTGGGTGTGCGGGCGGCGCTGCGCCGCGACTTCGTGAACCACCCGGCCTGGATGATGCGGGCCTACGCGCTGGCCATGGGCGCCGGGACACAGGCGCTGCTGCTCGGACCGTACACGGTGATCGTCGGCAGTATGGGCACCGTGGCCTACACGACCGGGATGGTGCGTGGGTCATCAACGTGGCCTTCGCCGAGTGGCTGA
- the ribD gene encoding bifunctional diaminohydroxyphosphoribosylaminopyrimidine deaminase/5-amino-6-(5-phosphoribosylamino)uracil reductase RibD, whose translation MRRALSLAAHGPAYGPNPRVGCVLLDSDGRTVAEGFHRGAGTPHAEAAALADARSRDIDLRGTTAVVTLEPCAHHGRTGPCADALIEAGIAVVHVAVPDPNPLATGGADRLQAAGIEVTTGLLADEGEDLLRPWLHAIRTGRPYVTLKLATSLDGRVAAADGTSRWITGPQARAHAHTIRAQVDAIAVGSGTALIDDPSLTARTADGGLFEHQPLRVVLGRRTVPDDARLRGPGGPLLHLPERDLDVVLRELGEREVRHVLVEGGPTLATALLAADAVDELHAYIAPVLLGAGATAVGDLGVTTIGEAARFATQDVTRLGDDVLLIARRAGLARASTDQPDAGRTGVDRPVPQQPSSSSTSTNQSHQKEI comes from the coding sequence ATGCGCCGCGCGCTGAGCCTCGCCGCGCATGGTCCCGCGTACGGGCCCAACCCCCGCGTCGGGTGCGTGCTCCTGGATTCCGACGGACGCACGGTCGCCGAGGGCTTCCATCGCGGTGCGGGCACGCCGCACGCGGAGGCGGCGGCCCTGGCCGACGCTCGTTCGCGCGACATCGACCTGCGAGGCACGACGGCGGTGGTGACGCTCGAACCGTGCGCCCACCACGGCCGTACTGGGCCGTGTGCCGACGCCCTGATCGAGGCTGGCATCGCCGTCGTGCACGTGGCCGTGCCCGACCCGAACCCGCTGGCGACGGGCGGCGCGGACCGGCTCCAGGCCGCCGGGATCGAGGTGACCACCGGCCTGCTCGCCGACGAGGGCGAAGACCTGCTGCGGCCGTGGCTGCACGCGATCCGCACCGGCCGCCCGTATGTGACCCTGAAGCTCGCGACCAGCCTCGACGGCCGGGTGGCGGCAGCCGACGGCACGAGCCGCTGGATCACCGGTCCTCAGGCCAGGGCCCACGCCCACACGATCCGCGCCCAGGTTGACGCCATCGCCGTCGGCTCGGGGACCGCCCTGATCGACGACCCGTCCCTGACCGCGCGCACGGCGGACGGCGGCCTCTTCGAGCACCAGCCGCTCCGGGTGGTGCTCGGCCGCCGCACGGTGCCCGACGACGCCCGCCTGCGCGGGCCCGGCGGACCCCTGTTGCACCTGCCGGAGCGTGACCTCGACGTCGTGCTGCGGGAGCTCGGCGAGCGAGAAGTGCGACACGTGCTCGTGGAGGGCGGCCCGACCCTGGCGACCGCACTGCTGGCCGCCGACGCCGTCGACGAGCTCCACGCGTACATCGCGCCGGTGCTGCTCGGCGCGGGCGCCACCGCCGTCGGCGACCTGGGCGTCACGACCATCGGCGAGGCGGCTCGGTTCGCCACCCAGGACGTGACCCGGCTGGGCGACGACGTGCTCCTGATCGCACGCCGCGCCGGGCTTGCCCGCGCGAGCACGGACCAGCCTGATGCGGGCCGGACCGGCGTCGACCGGCCCGTACCGCAGCAGCCCAGTAGCAGTTCGACCAGCACCAACCAGTCACACCAGAAGGAGATCTGA
- a CDS encoding riboflavin synthase, protein MFTGIVEELGSVVALDRPGGTGTGLEAGTAPDAVLTVAGPLATSDARPGDSIAVDGVCLTVTAVLPGDGDGGAAFVAEVMPETLRRTSLGALVPGAAVNLERALPANGRLGGHVVQGHVDGVATLVGRTPGPRWDDLEFSAPAALTRYVAEKGSIALAGVSLTVTWVSDDGFGVSLIPTTLAATTLGRLVPGDVVNVEVDVLAKYVERLLATTGTSGRDAEGATAAAAAASDLTTGVAR, encoded by the coding sequence ATGTTCACCGGAATCGTTGAGGAGCTCGGCTCCGTCGTCGCGCTCGACCGGCCTGGCGGCACCGGCACCGGCCTTGAGGCGGGGACCGCGCCCGACGCGGTACTGACGGTCGCGGGCCCGCTCGCGACGTCGGACGCCCGCCCCGGCGACTCGATTGCCGTCGACGGCGTCTGCCTCACAGTCACGGCGGTGCTGCCCGGGGACGGGGACGGCGGCGCTGCGTTCGTGGCCGAGGTGATGCCCGAGACCCTGCGCCGCACCTCGCTCGGTGCCCTCGTGCCGGGCGCGGCGGTCAACCTGGAGCGCGCCCTTCCGGCGAACGGCCGGCTCGGCGGGCACGTGGTCCAGGGGCACGTCGACGGCGTCGCGACGCTGGTGGGCCGCACGCCTGGACCGCGCTGGGACGATCTCGAGTTCTCCGCGCCCGCCGCCCTGACCCGGTACGTCGCGGAGAAGGGCTCCATCGCGCTGGCGGGGGTCTCGCTCACCGTGACCTGGGTGTCGGACGACGGCTTTGGCGTGTCGCTCATCCCGACCACGCTCGCCGCGACGACGCTGGGCCGGCTGGTCCCGGGCGACGTCGTCAACGTCGAGGTGGACGTGCTCGCGAAGTACGTGGAGCGGCTCCTGGCGACGACCGGGACGAGCGGCAGGGACGCCGAGGGCGCTACGGCTGCGGCGGCTGCGGCGAGCGATCTGACGACGGGAGTTGCCCGATGA
- the ribA gene encoding GTP cyclohydrolase II RibA — translation MADDAGRENEVDVVLAASTATAEWVAWTVRHSSGYLCAPMPAHRADALELPLMVERSEDSRKTAYTVSVDAVGVTTGISAAERALTLRVLGDPASGARDLIRPGHVLPLRARPGGVLERAGHTEAAVDLVRLAGGAGRGTGSELGEVGAIAELVRDDGAVMRLPEAQALAEEAGLVVLTVADLVAWRQVHDPVLSHGEPGVVAESRARVHRVGEASLPTRYGDFRVVAYRDLRSGAEHLALTPVQTGPVLAGSARGSLVRVHSECLTGDGLGSLRCDCGPQLEASLRAVAAEGGAVVYLRGHEGRGIGLAAKVQAYALQDAGLDTVEANVELGLPVDAREYGAASAILADLGLDGVTLLTNNPEKVAGLREAGTDVVGQRGLAVGRGVHNHRYLETKRLVLGHRLDLLDIGELDQETGQEMNQDMNQDMNQQLNQDEGACA, via the coding sequence GTGGCCGACGACGCCGGCCGGGAGAACGAGGTCGACGTTGTCCTGGCCGCGAGCACTGCTACGGCCGAGTGGGTGGCGTGGACGGTGCGGCACTCGTCGGGGTACCTGTGCGCGCCGATGCCCGCACACCGCGCGGACGCGCTGGAGCTGCCGCTGATGGTGGAGCGCAGCGAGGACTCGCGGAAGACGGCGTACACGGTGTCGGTGGATGCGGTCGGCGTGACGACGGGGATCTCGGCGGCCGAACGGGCACTGACGCTGCGGGTGCTGGGTGACCCGGCATCGGGCGCGCGGGACCTGATCCGGCCGGGGCACGTGCTGCCGTTGCGGGCCCGGCCCGGTGGGGTGCTGGAGCGTGCGGGGCACACCGAGGCGGCGGTGGATCTGGTCCGGCTCGCGGGCGGCGCGGGCCGGGGGACCGGTAGTGAGCTGGGCGAGGTGGGGGCGATCGCCGAGCTCGTCCGGGACGACGGTGCGGTGATGCGGCTGCCCGAGGCGCAGGCCCTGGCTGAGGAGGCGGGCCTCGTGGTGCTGACGGTTGCGGACCTGGTGGCCTGGCGGCAGGTGCACGACCCGGTGCTGTCGCATGGCGAGCCCGGCGTCGTTGCCGAGTCTCGAGCTCGGGTGCATCGGGTGGGGGAGGCGTCGCTCCCGACGAGGTACGGGGACTTCCGCGTGGTTGCGTATCGGGACCTGCGTTCGGGTGCGGAGCACCTGGCACTGACGCCGGTGCAGACCGGGCCGGTGCTGGCCGGTTCAGCGCGGGGTTCGCTGGTGCGGGTGCACTCGGAGTGCCTGACGGGCGACGGGCTGGGCTCGCTGCGGTGTGACTGCGGTCCGCAGCTGGAGGCGTCGTTGCGGGCAGTGGCTGCTGAGGGTGGCGCGGTGGTGTACCTGCGGGGCCACGAGGGCCGGGGGATCGGGCTGGCCGCCAAGGTCCAGGCATACGCCCTGCAGGACGCCGGCCTTGACACCGTGGAGGCGAACGTGGAGCTCGGGCTGCCGGTGGACGCGCGGGAGTACGGCGCGGCGTCGGCGATCCTGGCGGATCTTGGCCTCGACGGCGTGACCCTGCTGACGAACAACCCGGAGAAGGTGGCCGGCCTGCGGGAGGCGGGCACAGACGTCGTCGGGCAGCGGGGGCTCGCGGTGGGGCGTGGGGTGCACAACCACCGCTATCTGGAGACGAAGCGGCTGGTGCTGGGGCACCGGCTCGACCTGCTCGACATCGGCGAGCTGGACCAGGAGACAGGCCAAGAGATGAACCAAGACATGAACCAGGACATGAACCAGCAGCTGAACCAAGACGAAGGAGCGTGCGCATGA
- the ribH gene encoding 6,7-dimethyl-8-ribityllumazine synthase: MSGAGAPSVLVDGTGLRVVVIAASWHEQVMDGLLAGARRALRASGAQWTEVRVPGSFELPVAAARAAGIGGGVAADAVVALGVVIRGGTPHFEYVCSAATQGLTDVSVRTGVPVGFGVLTCDDEAQALDRAGLDGSSEDKGAEAVEAAIATALTLRELVPTAV, from the coding sequence ATGAGCGGCGCCGGAGCACCGAGCGTGCTGGTGGACGGTACGGGCCTGCGGGTCGTCGTGATCGCGGCGAGCTGGCACGAGCAGGTGATGGACGGGCTGCTGGCCGGTGCGCGCCGGGCGCTGCGGGCGTCGGGTGCCCAGTGGACGGAGGTGCGGGTGCCGGGTTCGTTCGAGCTGCCGGTGGCCGCGGCTCGTGCGGCCGGGATCGGCGGGGGTGTGGCGGCGGACGCCGTCGTCGCGCTCGGGGTGGTGATCCGCGGCGGCACGCCGCACTTCGAGTACGTGTGCTCGGCGGCGACGCAGGGGCTGACGGACGTGAGCGTGCGGACCGGGGTCCCGGTCGGTTTCGGGGTGCTGACGTGCGACGACGAGGCGCAGGCGCTGGACCGGGCCGGGTTGGACGGGTCCAGCGAGGACAAGGGCGCGGAGGCGGTCGAGGCCGCGATCGCGACCGCGTTGACGCTGCGCGAGCTCGTGCCGACCGCCGTCTGA
- a CDS encoding phosphoribosyl-ATP diphosphatase, which yields MKTFETLFAELTEKAATRPAGSGTVAQLDAGVHAIGKKVVEEAAEVWMAAEYQSDSETAEEISQLLYHLQVLMVAKGLTLEDVYTHL from the coding sequence GTGAAGACCTTCGAGACCCTGTTCGCCGAGCTGACCGAGAAGGCCGCGACCCGCCCAGCGGGTTCGGGCACCGTGGCCCAGCTGGATGCCGGCGTTCATGCGATCGGCAAGAAGGTCGTTGAGGAGGCCGCCGAGGTCTGGATGGCTGCCGAGTACCAGTCGGACAGCGAGACCGCGGAGGAGATCTCGCAGCTCCTGTACCACCTGCAGGTTCTGATGGTCGCCAAGGGACTGACCCTCGAGGACGTGTACACGCATCTGTGA
- the hisG gene encoding ATP phosphoribosyltransferase yields MLRIAVPNKGALSGPASEMLREAGYRQRRDTRELVLADPENDVEFFFLRPRDVAVYVGTGTVDVGITGRDLMLDSGADAVEHLGLGFARSTFRFAAPAVPTEPGQAPISEVSDIAGRRVASSYTTLVAQHLAKQGVEPAAIVHLDGAVESSVRLGVADVIADVVETGTTLRAAGLEVFGDPILRSEAVLIRQSDVEPPAGLEILTRRLEGVITAREYVLMDYVVPAARLEEAVAITPGKESPTVSAQHHSDACAVRVMVPRSETNRIMDALYDVGARAIIVTSIHASRL; encoded by the coding sequence ATGCTGCGCATCGCCGTCCCCAACAAGGGTGCCCTGTCGGGTCCCGCCTCCGAGATGTTGCGCGAGGCGGGCTACCGCCAGCGCCGTGACACCCGCGAGCTTGTGCTCGCCGACCCCGAGAACGACGTCGAGTTCTTCTTCCTGCGGCCGCGCGACGTCGCGGTCTACGTGGGTACCGGCACGGTCGACGTCGGCATCACCGGCCGCGACCTGATGCTCGACTCGGGCGCGGACGCCGTCGAGCACCTCGGCCTCGGGTTCGCCCGCTCCACGTTCCGGTTCGCGGCGCCCGCGGTGCCGACAGAGCCCGGCCAGGCGCCGATCAGCGAGGTGAGCGACATCGCCGGGCGCCGCGTGGCGTCGTCGTACACCACGCTGGTGGCGCAGCACCTGGCGAAGCAGGGCGTCGAGCCCGCCGCGATCGTGCACCTCGACGGTGCGGTGGAGTCGAGCGTGCGGCTCGGTGTCGCGGACGTGATCGCCGACGTCGTGGAGACCGGCACTACCCTGCGGGCCGCGGGCCTGGAGGTGTTCGGCGACCCGATCCTGCGTTCGGAGGCCGTGCTGATCCGGCAGTCGGACGTCGAGCCGCCCGCCGGCCTGGAGATCCTGACCCGGCGGCTGGAGGGTGTGATCACCGCCCGCGAGTACGTGCTCATGGACTACGTGGTCCCCGCGGCGCGGCTCGAGGAGGCGGTGGCGATCACGCCGGGCAAGGAGTCGCCGACGGTATCGGCGCAGCACCACAGCGATGCCTGCGCGGTGCGCGTCATGGTCCCGCGCAGCGAGACGAACCGGATCATGGACGCGCTGTACGACGTCGGGGCGCGCGCCATCATCGTGACCTCCATCCACGCGTCGCGGCTGTAG
- a CDS encoding PH domain-containing protein, giving the protein MGGSAGAGAGSSRTGRGRADDRFRTFRGRYGTPMAYGLALLWGGGCTFVALSASNPAADAANRIGIIVLGLLGATVAWRFGAVRAIPDPYGLTVVNYATKRHLVWAEIVAVRFGLSDPWVHLDLANGDVLAVMGIQRADGEHGMAEARRLVALVAELGEAEEPGRPGPPDRPDPPDPPDRPDRPDRPEQQ; this is encoded by the coding sequence ATGGGCGGGAGCGCTGGTGCGGGGGCCGGTAGCAGCCGCACCGGCCGCGGCCGGGCCGACGACCGGTTCCGCACCTTCCGCGGCCGCTACGGCACGCCGATGGCGTACGGGCTGGCGCTGCTGTGGGGTGGCGGGTGCACGTTCGTGGCACTGTCCGCGAGCAATCCCGCAGCGGACGCCGCGAACCGGATAGGGATCATCGTGCTCGGGCTGCTCGGCGCCACCGTGGCCTGGCGGTTCGGCGCCGTGCGTGCGATCCCAGACCCGTACGGCCTCACCGTGGTGAACTACGCGACCAAGCGGCACCTGGTGTGGGCCGAGATCGTGGCCGTCCGGTTCGGGCTGAGCGACCCCTGGGTGCACCTCGATCTGGCGAACGGCGACGTGCTCGCCGTCATGGGCATCCAGCGCGCCGACGGCGAGCACGGCATGGCCGAGGCCCGTCGCCTCGTGGCCCTGGTCGCCGAGCTGGGCGAGGCCGAGGAACCGGGCCGGCCGGGCCCCCCGGACCGGCCCGACCCGCCCGACCCGCCCGACCGGCCCGACCGGCCCGACCGGCCCGAACAGCAGTAG
- a CDS encoding DEAD/DEAH box helicase, whose product MSIDTHDLIAPAEQDTEQVVADTGDQTAPEAVTIPEATAPEATASDAAVEPATPEPATEPEVTEPEVTEPTGPTFASLGLPAQLMAAVDKLGFVTPSAIQARAIPELLAGRDITGVAQTGTGKTAAFGLPLLAAIDPKLRKVQALVLAPTRELAMQVADAIESFATELDDVRVLPVYGGAPYIPQQRALREGVHVVVGTPGRIKDHLDRGALKLDDIRFLVLDEADEMLRMGFAEDVEEIFGQAPTKRQVALFSATMPPAIRKVADHHMTDPVQIAVTRQASTVTAVHQTYAVVPFRHKIGSLARVLSTSDADAAIVFTRTRGAAEDVGSALIEKGISAATISGDVAQKEREKIVERLRSGALDVLVATDVAARGLDVDRIGLVVNFDVPGEPEAYVHRIGRTGRAGRTGEALTFVTPHERGKLRSIERTIRATLEEVGIPSPKDVSAHQVKRALGKVAARREAGRLEMYTDLIRTYADETGVDPIEIAAAMAALAVGDDGPRARAEQEEYEREQAEAKAAAARRNTRDDDRHDRTGDRSPRGRFEGSRSEGERGIRRPARGTRYRIAVGHTHGVQPGGIVGALTGEGGITGSDVGKIDIFGSFSLVDIIAPLDNDALDRLARARVAGKPLRITLDRGPAPRAGGDRDRAPRSGGDHRRPESDRGPRGRAPAHWEARSAR is encoded by the coding sequence ATGTCTATCGACACCCATGACCTGATCGCGCCTGCTGAGCAGGACACCGAGCAGGTTGTCGCCGACACCGGCGACCAGACGGCCCCCGAGGCCGTCACCATCCCCGAGGCCACCGCCCCGGAGGCAACCGCCTCCGACGCCGCGGTTGAGCCCGCGACTCCCGAGCCCGCCACTGAGCCCGAGGTCACCGAACCCGAGGTCACCGAGCCCACCGGCCCGACCTTCGCAAGCCTCGGCCTCCCCGCGCAGCTGATGGCAGCCGTCGACAAGCTCGGCTTCGTCACGCCCTCCGCCATCCAGGCCCGCGCCATCCCCGAGCTGCTCGCCGGCCGCGACATCACCGGCGTCGCCCAGACCGGCACCGGCAAGACCGCCGCGTTCGGCCTACCACTGCTCGCCGCCATCGACCCCAAGCTCCGCAAGGTCCAGGCCCTCGTCCTGGCCCCCACCCGCGAGCTCGCCATGCAGGTCGCCGACGCCATCGAGTCCTTCGCGACCGAGCTCGACGACGTCCGCGTGCTCCCCGTCTACGGCGGCGCCCCCTACATCCCCCAGCAGCGCGCCCTGCGCGAAGGCGTCCACGTCGTCGTCGGCACCCCCGGCCGCATCAAGGACCACCTCGACCGCGGCGCGCTCAAGCTCGACGACATCCGCTTCCTCGTCCTCGACGAGGCCGACGAGATGCTCCGCATGGGCTTCGCAGAAGACGTCGAAGAGATCTTCGGCCAGGCACCCACCAAGCGCCAGGTCGCCCTCTTCTCCGCCACCATGCCCCCCGCGATCCGCAAGGTCGCGGACCACCACATGACCGACCCGGTGCAGATCGCCGTCACCCGGCAAGCCTCCACCGTCACCGCGGTCCACCAGACCTACGCCGTCGTGCCGTTCCGCCACAAGATCGGCTCCCTCGCCCGCGTCCTGTCGACCTCCGACGCCGACGCCGCGATCGTCTTCACCCGCACCCGCGGCGCAGCCGAAGACGTGGGCTCCGCCCTCATCGAAAAGGGCATCTCCGCCGCCACCATCTCCGGCGACGTCGCCCAGAAGGAACGCGAGAAGATCGTCGAGCGACTCCGCTCCGGCGCCCTCGACGTCCTGGTCGCCACCGACGTCGCCGCCCGCGGCCTCGACGTCGACCGCATCGGCCTCGTCGTCAACTTCGACGTCCCCGGCGAGCCCGAAGCCTACGTGCACCGCATCGGCCGCACCGGCCGCGCAGGCCGCACCGGCGAAGCACTCACCTTCGTCACCCCCCACGAGCGCGGCAAGCTCCGCAGCATCGAGCGCACCATCCGCGCCACGCTCGAAGAGGTCGGCATCCCCTCCCCCAAGGACGTCTCCGCCCACCAGGTCAAGCGCGCCCTCGGCAAGGTCGCAGCCCGCCGCGAAGCCGGCCGCCTCGAGATGTACACCGACCTGATCCGCACCTACGCCGACGAGACCGGCGTCGACCCCATCGAGATCGCCGCCGCCATGGCGGCGCTCGCGGTCGGCGACGACGGCCCCCGTGCCCGTGCGGAGCAGGAAGAGTACGAGCGCGAGCAGGCCGAGGCCAAGGCAGCGGCCGCCCGTCGCAACACTCGCGACGACGACCGCCACGACCGCACGGGCGACCGTTCGCCGCGCGGCCGGTTCGAGGGCAGCCGTAGCGAGGGCGAGCGCGGCATCCGCCGTCCGGCCCGGGGCACGCGGTACCGCATCGCCGTCGGGCACACGCACGGTGTGCAGCCGGGCGGGATCGTCGGTGCGCTGACGGGCGAGGGCGGCATCACCGGCTCCGACGTCGGCAAGATCGACATCTTCGGCAGCTTCTCGCTCGTCGACATCATCGCGCCGCTCGACAACGACGCGCTCGACCGGCTGGCCCGGGCGCGCGTGGCCGGCAAGCCGCTGCGCATCACGCTCGACCGCGGCCCGGCGCCGCGTGCCGGCGGAGACCGTGACCGGGCCCCGCGCTCCGGTGGCGACCACCGCCGCCCGGAGAGCGACCGTGGCCCCCGTGGCCGCGCCCCGGCCCACTGGGAAGCCCGCAGCGCCCGCTGA
- a CDS encoding CDP-alcohol phosphatidyltransferase family protein yields MSTGAEMSSRVLTVPNIISLVRLALVPVFAVLIVVGEDGWALLVLAVSGVSDWLDGVLARRLNQVTRLGQMLDPFADRLFIFVTLIGLAWREVVPLWLVIAIIARDVLLALTVPVLARLGYGTLNVTLVGKVATFALLYAFPLLLLAEVPGWVGAGAHVVGWAFTWWGVGLYWLAGLQYVVQVRRLAAGE; encoded by the coding sequence GTGTCCACTGGGGCGGAGATGAGCTCCCGGGTGCTGACCGTGCCCAACATCATCAGCCTGGTGCGACTGGCGCTGGTGCCGGTCTTCGCCGTGCTGATCGTCGTTGGCGAGGACGGCTGGGCGCTCCTGGTGCTCGCCGTCTCCGGCGTCTCGGACTGGCTGGACGGTGTGCTGGCCCGTCGCCTGAACCAGGTCACGCGCCTGGGGCAGATGTTGGACCCGTTCGCGGACCGCCTGTTCATCTTTGTCACGTTGATCGGTCTGGCGTGGCGCGAGGTGGTGCCGCTCTGGCTTGTGATCGCGATCATTGCGCGGGACGTGCTGCTGGCGCTGACGGTCCCGGTGCTGGCCCGTCTGGGGTACGGCACGCTGAACGTGACGCTGGTCGGCAAGGTCGCGACGTTCGCCCTGCTCTACGCCTTCCCCCTGCTGCTGCTCGCGGAGGTGCCCGGCTGGGTCGGCGCCGGCGCGCACGTCGTGGGCTGGGCCTTCACCTGGTGGGGTGTCGGCCTGTACTGGCTGGCCGGGCTGCAGTACGTGGTGCAGGTGCGGCGGCTGGCGGCCGGGGAATGA
- a CDS encoding DUF881 domain-containing protein, whose amino-acid sequence MTPPDVAPDAPPEVGPAARRRRLDESMTLLREVIERPLDPGYAQMAQRRAAAGEERSRRGVPSLVMLLLVAVLLGAATTVAVRDLRAPQPVVARGRTVLIEQIQERSAEVEALSQRSTSLSAEVDGLQGDGLLPQALLEVNELDRLVSGAVPVRGPGMVVRLTDGEGGGLVEPGDAPAESRVRDADVQFVVNELWAAGAEAVAVNDERLTSLSAIRNAGDAILVDLQPLNGPTYTIEAVGDPDDMQVEFARSAGLGFLQLLSAEYGITNEVTTGEGMYLPGAGSPTLRSADAQPSAAPDVTTDNTDTDTNTTEDSSEEDNG is encoded by the coding sequence ATGACCCCGCCCGACGTAGCGCCGGACGCGCCACCCGAGGTCGGCCCGGCCGCCAGGCGCCGGCGCCTGGACGAGTCGATGACGCTCCTGCGCGAGGTGATCGAGCGCCCGCTGGACCCGGGGTACGCGCAGATGGCTCAGCGGCGGGCTGCGGCGGGGGAGGAGCGGTCCCGGCGCGGCGTGCCGAGCCTGGTGATGCTCCTGCTGGTGGCGGTGCTGCTCGGCGCGGCGACGACCGTGGCGGTCCGTGACCTGCGAGCGCCGCAGCCAGTGGTGGCGCGGGGGCGCACGGTGCTCATCGAGCAGATCCAGGAGCGTAGTGCCGAGGTTGAGGCGTTGTCGCAGCGCTCGACGTCGCTCAGCGCTGAGGTGGACGGTCTGCAGGGCGACGGGTTGCTGCCGCAGGCTCTGCTGGAGGTCAACGAGCTGGACCGGTTGGTCAGCGGTGCGGTGCCGGTGCGGGGCCCTGGCATGGTGGTGCGGCTGACCGACGGTGAGGGTGGTGGCCTGGTGGAGCCGGGTGACGCGCCGGCGGAGTCGCGGGTGCGGGACGCGGACGTGCAGTTCGTCGTCAACGAGCTGTGGGCGGCGGGTGCGGAGGCGGTGGCGGTGAACGACGAGCGGTTGACGTCGTTGTCGGCGATCCGGAACGCGGGTGACGCGATCCTGGTGGACCTGCAGCCGTTGAACGGTCCGACGTACACGATCGAGGCCGTGGGGGACCCGGACGACATGCAGGTCGAGTTCGCGCGGTCGGCGGGTCTGGGGTTCCTGCAGCTGCTGAGCGCGGAGTACGGCATCACGAACGAGGTGACCACGGGCGAGGGGATGTACCTGCCGGGTGCGGGTTCCCCGACGCTGCGTTCGGCGGACGCCCAGCCGTCCGCGGCCCCGGACGTGACCACAGACAACACAGACACAGACACGAACACAACTGAGGACTCTTCCGAGGAGGACAACGGATGA
- a CDS encoding small basic family protein has product MIAIVGLVIGVVAGLLLQPTVPLMLQPYLPIAVVAALDALFGGLRAMLDGLFDDKVFLVSFLSNVLVAAFIVFLGDQLGVGGQLSTAVVVVLGIRIFSNAASIRRHIFKA; this is encoded by the coding sequence ATGATCGCGATCGTCGGGCTCGTGATCGGGGTGGTCGCCGGGCTGCTGCTGCAGCCGACCGTCCCGTTGATGCTGCAGCCGTACCTGCCGATCGCGGTGGTGGCCGCGCTGGACGCCCTGTTCGGGGGGTTGCGCGCGATGCTCGACGGGCTGTTCGACGACAAGGTGTTCCTGGTGTCGTTCCTGTCGAACGTCCTGGTGGCCGCGTTCATCGTGTTCCTCGGTGACCAGCTCGGTGTGGGCGGGCAGCTCTCGACGGCGGTCGTGGTGGTGCTCGGCATCCGGATCTTCTCGAACGCGGCGTCGATCCGTCGGCACATCTTCAAGGCGTGA